TGACAAACCTTGTTgacagcaaaagagatatctggACGTGTGAGAGTTAGATATTGTAATGCTCCCACAGTACTCGTATACCTTGTGCTTTCCTCCTCCTGAAGTGGCACACCTTCATATGCTGAAAGTTTTTCTGAGGAAGACAAAGGTGTAGGAACTGGCTTACAATTTTTCATTCCCATGCGAGACAGAAGCTCAATGATATATTTCTCCTGATTTAACACAATTCCATCTTGAGTTTTCTTGACCTCAATACCTAGGAAGAAATGCAAATCACCTAGGCCCTTCAAGGCAAACTCTGAGCTCAAGTCATGCAGAAGTGCATTAGTAGCATTTTGTGAAGAACTTGCAactatgatatcatcaacatatataaGCACAAAAATGACTACTCCAGCCTTGTTATAAATAAACAAAGATGTATCAGCTTTGGAGGCAATGAAACCAATATATTTCAACTGTAAGCTCAATCTAGAGTACCATGCTCTGGGTGCTTGTTTTAAACCATAGAGTGCTTTGTCAAGCTTGCAAACATAATGTGGTGACTTCTTATCCTCATAACCAGGTGGTTGTCTCATAAACACTTCCTCTTCTAGAATACCATGCAAAAACGCATTCTGTACATGTAGCTGTTGTAGACTTCAACCCTTGGATACAGCAATGGCTAGCACAAGTCTGATAGTTGCAGCTTTAACAACAGGACTGAAAGTGTCCTCATAATCAATACCATAACGTTGTTTAAAACCCTTTGCAACTAGACGTGCTTTGTACCTGTCAATGGAGCCATCTGCCTTCTTTATAATTCTGTAAACCCATTTGCAATCGATGATATTTCTACCTTTTTGATTTGGTACAAGATGCCATGTCTTGTACCTCATAAGTGCAGAGTATTCCTCATCCATTGCCTTCTTCCACTTAGGATCATCAAGTGCACTATTTAATGTTGTTGGTTCTCCTGAAATACACAACATTTCATACGGTATAGTCCCATCTTTTCTTATTTTAGGATTTCGTATACCTTTCTGTAACCGAGTCATAACTCGTGAAGGAGCTGTTGGCTGGACCACAGGAACACTCACCGCAGAAGATCCTGAGGAATCTGCATGTGCTGACACAGGCGAATCTGACGCCTCCTGTACAGAGGATCCCGTAGCCATTGGTGTAGCCGCTGGTGTGGCCGCCTCCTCTGAGTGCACACGGGTTCGCACTTTGTTCCTTTGTAGATCGATGTTACTACAGATGAAGTTGGTAAATTTCATTTTCATTAACCCTGGCAAATTTATTTCATTGGTCATGGTTATTTTAGTATTTTgaccatggcaaatttagttaACAAATCATGGCAAATTTTATTTTCTCgttaattaagcatggcatattTTCAGTTTGATCATGGTAAATATAGTAATTGACAACTACAAATTTAGTTTATACACCATGGCAAATTATAGTTTCATGTATTTGCATGTCACATTTTGTTTATACACCATGGCAAATTATAGTTTCATGTATTTGCATGTCAAATTTACATTAATTTCCAAGACGATGGCAAATTTTTAGTAGATCATCATGGCAATTTTACAGGGCAATGTCAAACTTTTCTTACCATGGCAATTTTTCAGtgaatttgccatggcaaattcaCTAGACCTCCCACAACAAATTCACAAACATGCCCATGGCAAGTTTGGTTTTTTCAAGCCGATGTCAAACTTTTCTTGCCATGGCAAGTTTCTCTTTTCAAGCTGATGTCAAAGTTTTTCTTGCCATGACAACTTCTTTTTT
The Aegilops tauschii subsp. strangulata cultivar AL8/78 chromosome 3, Aet v6.0, whole genome shotgun sequence genome window above contains:
- the LOC120976136 gene encoding uncharacterized mitochondrial protein AtMg00820-like is translated as MATGSSVQEASDSPVSAHADSSGSSAVSVPVVQPTAPSRVMTRLQKGEPTTLNSALDDPKWKKAMDEEYSALMRYKTWHLVPNQKGRNIIDCKWVYRIIKKADGSIDRYKARLVAKGFKQRYGIDYEDTFSPVVKAATIRLVLAIAVSKG